Within Roseibium sp. HPY-6, the genomic segment TGTCTGATCGTCTCTTAATTTTCGGACAAGCGGAATACGTGTTTCGGGTCTCATCTCTCAGGCGGCAGACCTGGATGACAAACCTGGCAAGCAGGTCAGTCCCAGACAGGACACTCGGCGAAGTTATATCTTATTCTCTATGACATACGCGCGATCACACACTCCAAACCGAAGAGCAGCTAACCTGTGTCAGCGCATGACGAACGGGTTGCTCATGGGTGCTTCAGACATGTTGATCCAGGTCGTTTTCGTGCGTGTGTAATCGAGGATTGCCTCAAGCCCTGCCTCCCGGCCATATCCCGACTGATTGAAACCGCCGAACGGTGCGATTGGCGAAACAGCCCGGTAGGTGTTGACCCAGCAGATCCCGGCCTGCAGCCGCGACGACACGCGGTGAGCCCGCGCAACGTTCTGCGTGAAGACACCGGACCCGAGACCGTAAGGCGTGTCGTTGGCGAGCGCGATGGCCTCCTCTTCGGTATCGAAAGGCAAAAGAGACATCACTGGGCCGAACATCTCGACATGCAGCGTTGCTGTCTCCGGCCTCGCGCATTCCACAAGCGTCGGCGCCATATAGTTGCCCGGGCGGTCAAGCGGCGCGCCGCCGAACCTTATTCTTGCGCCTTGCAACCTGGCGCTCTCCAGTGTCGTCCTGATCTTGTCGACCTGCGCCGAGGTACAAAGCGGGCCGACATGCGTCGAGGCCTCAAGCGGGTCTCCAACCACGATCCCCTCTGATTTCTCGGCAATGCGGGCGGCCAGTTCCTCAAAAATCGGGCGCTGTACCAATCCACGCGTTCCCGCAACGCAGCTCTGCCCGGAAGCCCCGAAGTTTCCGGCGACCAGGCCGTTGGCAGCCCCCTCCAGATCCGCGTCTTCAAACACGATGATCGGAGACTTGCCGCCAAGCTCGAGCGTTGTCACCGCAAAGTTTTCCGCTGAGTTGCGCACTACATGCCGCGCGGTCTCAGGTCCTCCGGTAAATGCGATCCGGTCGACATCCTTGTGCCGGGTCAGCGGAATGGCACAGTTCTCGGAATCTCCCGTGATCACCGAAACGACACCTGCCGGAAACCCCGCTTCCTCGATCAGCCGCGCAAATTCCAGCATCGGCGCCGGCGCGATCTCCGATGCCTTCAGCACCACACTGCACCCGGCGGCAAGCGCAGGACCGAGTTTGGTTGCCGTCAGAAACATCTGCGCATTCCAGGGCACAATGGCGGCAACCACCCCGATCGGAACACGCTGTGTAAAGACATGCATATCCGGCTTGTCGATGGGAAGAACCTGGCCCTCGATCTTGTCCGCAAGACCCGCATAGTAGCGGTAATAGTCGCCGACATATTTTGTTTGGCTGGCGGTTTCAGCAAGCAGCTTCCCGCTGTCAGTCGTCTCGACCTCGCCGATATGCGCCGCATGTTTCTCGATCAGCTCCGCCAACCGATAGAGCAGTTTGCCGCGCGCCGTTTGGGTCATGTCCCGCCAGGCAGGCTCCGACAAAGCGCGCCGCGCCGCCGCAACCGCCCGATCAACGTCTTCCTGCGAAGCGCAGGCGAACGTCGCCCAGTCCTCGCCCGAGGCCGGGTTTTGCGAGGACATGACCTGGCCTGCATATCCCTCGGTCCACGCACCGTCGATGAAAAGCTGATAGTGCTGCATCCTGTTCCCTCAGCTGAAAGCCGGCATCACATCGTCGATGAAACGGCTGAGCGACGCTCGCTTGCGCTCCGCGCTCATGCCACTGTCGATCCAGAACGAAAATTCATCATACCCGAGATCCTCGTAACCCTTGATCCGGTCGATCACTTCACCCGCCGTTCCGATCGTCAGGTCACGTCCAAGGTTTTCAGGTGCCATCATCTGGTTGGCTGCTATTTCGTCTTCCGTCAGTTCCTCGATCAAGCCTTGGGAGACCAAACGCTTGTTCTGGAACCAGGCACCGAAATAGCAATAAAACCGGGAAAGTTCCCGCGTTGCACGACATATATCGTCGCTATCGGACCCAACATAGGTATGGTGCAAAAGCATGATCTTGGGTCTCGGTCCATCGAAGGTCGCACAGGCATCGTTGAACCGTCCCATCAATATTTCCACCTCCTCGTTGCCCTGCCAGAGAGGCGTTACCTGGATGTTGAAGCCGTTGTGCACACCGAATTCGTGGCTGTTCGGATCGCGTGCTGCGATCCAGATTGGAGGCCCGTTTTCCTGCAGAGGTTTCGGTGACGAGGTACTTGCGGGAAAATTGAAGAACTCGCCGTCATGCGCATGATCGCCATCCCAGAGTTTTCTCAGGAGAGGCGTCGTTTCACGCATCCTTTGCCCCGCCTCCCAGGCATCCATGCCGGGCATCATGCGTTCGTATTCATAAGAATATGCGCCTCGCGCGATCCCGAGCTCGATCCGCCCCCCCGTCATCAGGTCTGCGGCTGCCGCCTCACCTGCCAGTTTGATCGGGTGCCAGAACGGAGCGACAATCGTGCCGGTTCCCAGCCTGACATTCTTGGTATGGTGCGCGAGATCGACCAGAGACAGGAACGGGTTGGGCGCAATGGTAAACTCCATACCGTGATGTTCACCCGTCCAGATCGCCCGCATCCCACCCTCATCGGCCATTTTGCACAGCGACAGAAAGTCCTCGTACAGCTTGGCGTGAGTTTCGTCACGCGACAGCCGCTCCATATGCGCAAAAAGGGAAAACTCCATGATCAGGCCCTTTCCTGGATCTGGTGCGTCTCGCCTGAGACAGCATCACCGAGATAAAGACTGAAATTGCGTGTTCGCACTTCTTCGGCAAACCGCTCCAGCATTCGCGCAGTTGTCGCCGAGCTAAATGTGAGCCCCGCAATCTCGGAAAACGCGATGCTTTCAAATCCGCAGGCCGCATCAACGCTTTCGGCTTTGGCCAGCAGGTAGGCAAAATGGGTTTCCTGTGCCTGATGGTCGAAAACAGAAAAAACAGGGCCAAGCTCTGCCCCAATTCCCAGGCCGAGAAGCTCTTGCCTTAAACATTCTCGTAAAGACGTGCGGTCGGGTGCGACACATTCGGGCAATCTGTACCCCTCAGGCGTCGCCTTGAGCAAAATGCCGTCTTCGGTCTCGACAATCGCTCCGCAGATATTCTTTCTGGCGCTTGGATCGCGTGCCTGGTGCTCCAGGCCCAGGCTGAAGAACTGCCCGCCCGCGTTACCAAGACCCCGCCCCTCGCCTTGCGAAAACTCGGTAACCTCGCCCATAAGCACCACATGATCACCTGCCGGCACAACCTGATGCGTCTTGCAGGAAAACGCTGCTATCGCACCGTCGACAACCGGGACCCCGTGCTTATTGATCGTATGTGCCACCCGCGCAAACCGGTCGCCCTTGTAGCCCGCAAAAATATTCGCGACCTCCTCCTGCCCCTCGCTCAAGACACTCACGGCAAAGCGTTCGCAGCAAGAAAACACTTGAAAGCTCGAAAGGAACTTTCCGGGACACACCAGCAATATCGGCGGGTTCAGGGAAACGGACGAAAACGAGTTCGCGGTAAATCCGACCGGACGCCCTTCACGATCAAGGCTCGTCACAACGGTGACGCCGGTCATGAACCGCCCGAAGGCATCCCGCAATTCGCGCGGATCGAGTGCGTTCATGGTTGGCATCCTTCAGCAAAATCCAGCAAGGCGCGGTTCACCGCCGTGGGATGTGTCATCGGCATCATATGCGCAGCCTCTTCGACAACTTTCACCATGCCGTCGGGTGCAAGATCGGCCATCGCGCGGCTCATGGCTGGTGTGGAGTTCGGCTCAAGGCCACCGGTCATGAAAAGCGCGGGACAGGTTAGAGCCATCAAATCCGCGTCGTTCGGTCCGTCTTCATTTGCAAAGACGGAATAGGCCGTTCGATAACCGGCCGGATCCACACCGCTAAGCCAATCATGACAGGCCAGACGCTCCGGGCTTGGCTCCGTTCCAAACCAACGGGCTATTGCTGCCGATGGATCCACAGCTGTCATGCCGTCGAGTTCTGCAGCGCGTTCTCGGACGGCGTTTCGAGCTGCCGGACTCCGCCTGAAGATGGCGTTCAGTGCGCCAACACCTCGAACCTGATCTTGATAGCGGGACGCCAGATCCAGAGCGATCATCGCCCCCATCGAGTGCCCGACAACAATGGCCGGACGGTCGAGCAGTCGCGCGATCCGCTCGCTATAGTCCTGCAAGCGCGGCGCGCCTGAAAGTGCCGCGCTGCCTCCATGCCCCGGCAGGTCCGGAGCAAGAATTTCGAAGCAGTCCGACAAGGCCGCAATTTGCGCGTTCCAGGCCTCCGCCCGAAGCCCCACTCCGTGGATCAGGAGTAGGCGCGGTCCCCTTCCCGCCGAGACATAGGCAAGCGCTCCCGCTTCAGACCGCTGCCGGGTTGTCCACGTCATGGCCCATCTCTTCAAGATCCTGATACCTGTCGCCAATCCGATGGAATGGACGGCCGGAGGTTGCTCCGCCAAGAACGACGACAATCTCGTCGGCGCGGGGTGCGTCGGGAATTGCAAACTGGATTGTTAGATAATGCGATCGCCGCCCGGCATCATTCTTGTCCATCAGCGGCACCATGATCGGGGCATTGGCAGGACCGCGCGTGTTCGTGAAGGCCAGATAGGATTTCGCTTCGACCGCCTGCCGGTAGTAATTCCCAAGCCGCAGCGTGTGGATCAGGCCCGATGCGTGTTCCACCTCGCCATCCAGACCGACCGCCGCCGCCTTGCCATAGGCTTCGATGGCGGCCCCGCTTCCGGCCAGTTTGATCATCCGGTCGGTCATAAGACGGCCGAGCCTTGGCCCGTAGGACCTGATTTCCGGGCTGAGATCGTCGACAAAGCGCCCTGCCCAAGGGTTTCGGACAACGGCGGCAACTGCAAACATGCGCCAGGGCGTCTCTGCCTTGCGGAAGCCTTCAATCAGCACCTCCTCGTCATAGGTCACGATTTTCCTGATGTCAGGCTCCACGACCGTCCTCCCTTGCATCGCCTTGATCGCCGCAATCACTATCGAACGCCTTGACTTTCCGGACAAACGAATGATTTTCAGTCTCAGGCATTAGTCAAACTAATAGGTAACTTGATCATGGCACCGGCACTGCCGCCATTGAACTGGTTTCGCGCTTTTGAATCAGCGGCAAGGACCTTGAGTTTCACAGCGGCAGCAGACGAAATCGGCATGACCCAATCAGCCGTCAGTCAGCAGATCAAGTCGCTCGAAGTGAGGCTCGGTGTGCCCCTGTTCGAGCGCAAGGCACGCGGGCTTGCACTGACCGATCACGGCCGCAGGCTGCTGCCTCAGGTCGATGCCGCGCTGACCACCTTAACCGGAGCCACCGCTGCTTTCGACACCGGCCAGTCTTCTGATCTATTGACGGTGTCCGCCTCGATCAGCGTCATTCATTGGGTCATCGCTCCAAGACTTCCAGAATTCACCGAAAGGCATCCAGATGTCGTGCTCCGGTTGATCGGCGCGGTCTGGCCGGACGAATTCACCCGGATCGCAGCTGATGTTGAAATCCGCTTCGGATCCAAAAAACAAGCCGCCTCAGACGCTGAACTCCTTGGCTCGGACCGATTGATCGCGCTGAAATCACCCGGCCTGAAAGGCGATCTTGAAAACCTTCCCCTCATCGAGGCCGTCGGAACGTCCGACGGATGGAAGTCATGGTCACAGGTCGCGGGCAGAGCACTATCAGCACCGGCCCTGTTTGTGGATTCTTACGGATCCGCACTTCAGCTCGCTGTACACGGCAATGGCGTCTGTCTGGTGCATGAACTGCTTGCCGCACACCCAAGGCAGCAGGGACTGATAGAACAGGCGAGCGGTGTTTCAATCGCGGCCAACGAAAGTTACTTCCTGTCCGTCAAATCTAAAACTCAAGCTGCTCTGGCATTCCGGTATTGGATCCTGAAAATCACCCAATGATCCATCACCGGTGAAATTAAGTCGCTAGCCAACTCCAACGCGCAAACGATGCGCGTTTTGCAGCACGTAGATTTCAAGTCTAATAACGTATCAGGATCTATCGCCGCACCTGGTAGCCGAGACTGGTTACATAAGTGCGTTTTCCCGTCCTTTCGAACGAAAAGCAACTCGTGCGGCCACCGCGGAAGTTGTTGTCAAATTTGGTGCAGATCTTGTTGCCTTTGAAATGCCAGGTCCCGCTCAGCTGTTTGCTGTTTCCTGTCGTGTAGATAAATTTGCCGCCTCGCCGATATGTGATTTTTCCGGAAAAAGCGCCACTGAAGGTGAGCTTTTTCCCGATGAGTTCTGACGAAATCTCCTTTTGGGAGAGTGTTGCTGCAGACATCGCAGGCACAACAAAAAGGACTGCGAAGATAAGCGTGAAGATCGGCAATAAGCGCATTTGTTTTTTCCCGGCTGCATCGTCAAAACAATCAGTAGCATGCAGAGACGTGTTCTACACCCAAAAACACAGGCCTAAGCAAAGCTTTAGGCATTATGGTTTTCTATTGTCTCGCCTTTTCTTCAAGTTTTAGTGCCAGCCTCTTCAACGCGGCCCTGTTCCGGCTCGTTACCGTTGACCGTTTCCAGCCGTATTTATCGCAAATCCTGCTGAACTTGCCACCGCCGGCCTTGCACATGACCTCAAATTGCAAAGCGCGGCGGGCGTCTGTATCATCAATCAGCGAAAACCAGGTCAGCGCTTCTTCCGCCCTTGAAATCTGCGGAGGAGGATAGGTGCGTTTTCTCCCGGCGATCTTTCGCCGATAGTCCGGCCAGGCGGAAAAGATCGCTCTTGGACCATCGCCTTTTGCAACGGCGGCATTCACTTCCACGGCCTCGATCAGGCGCTCCAGAACATCTTCAGGAGACTGCGGGCGATTGAGATGAGACATCCAGTTTTACTCGTATTGGCTTGCATTTCGATTGCGTTGCGGGTCCTGTCCCGGATCATTTGACGAACACGGCCTCATTCCAGTGACCATGCGCGCGCCAGTGGGTCGGTGCCTCGACTTGCGACTAGGTGTACTAGTCGGAGCCCCGCTCCCAACGATCGAAACAGTCGGCATTCTTCGGATAGGAATTGCCTGACACTCGCCAGCCATTCCGATTGGCCGCCGCGCTTCGCTCGAACGCATGCGTTTGCGCTGTTGTCTGATACGAACTCAAGCTCCCCGACGGTAAACCTGCCCACGTGTTCCTCAGGCTCGCCTTTCAATTCATTCGGACCCAATAGACAACGCACTGTTTGAGCTTTTTTCCTCATCTTCAATGCACACTCCTTGACTGAAAAAAGAGATGAAACAGCCTCCATAAGATCAACCAAATGCATCAGGCAGCTTCCTCCGAGATGCCAGCCTGCACCGATTGATCGAGTTCATAAGAAAGCAGGACTGCCAACGTAATCGTCAGTGCTTCTGGATTGATGTTCTTGGCGCGGGCATGGAGCGCGCCAAGGTCGAGACGGTCGAAACTCGTTACGAAGTCCCTGCGTGCAACGGTGCCCGGCTGGTTCACAATCACCCAGGAGACTGCACTCAGCACGGGCGCTGACCAGTTACCGCGATTGGCCGGTGTATTGATCAGGCCGAAAACCAGGCGCAGATGCTCTGCGCCATGTTTTTTCAGCAAAGCGAGACAGGTTTTCCGTGCTTTGGATTGGTGGCGGCCTTCAGCACGCTTTGCTGATGACACAAAGTGAATGCCGAATTCTGACGCGATTCTGTCCACGGCTGCACCTGACGCCATTAACGTCCCTCCTGGGGCTTTTGAGCTCCTTTCTGCAAAGCTGCGAACGAGGCTTCAGCCTGCGCGCGCGTACTCAAACCTAAATGTTTATGCTTTGTTCTCATTCGTCTTCCTGCTTCGGCACTGATGTGACCTGTTCCGCTCCGCTTCGCACCTGATACATGATCTAAGTTCACGCTCTTGCCTGCTTCTTTGGACTTTAGGGCCGCCTTCAATCCTCTCAACTCCAGTGTCAGAAGCCGCGTGCGCGCTTTTTCCAGTGCGTATTCATCTTCAAGGCGTGCACTCGGCCTTTCTGCGCGCAGGCGATAGTGCGCCACACGCTCTCTTGCTGCCTCGATTTCGTCCTTAAGCCCGCTCACCGACCACTCCTTCGTTTCTGCGCCTGACCCAACACTCTCTATCGTCCTTTCCGGTTTCAAACTTCACGAAAAATCGTACGCAAATAACGTACACTTGTCAACGCAGTTTTCATACGATACAACTCTTCTCACATTGGGAAGAATTGCGGCACAACACACATGACCGAACCTGCGCAGACACTGCACGGCAAGCTTCAAAAGCTGAAGGAAAGATCGGGGCTCTCCTTGCGGGCGATCGCAAGAGAGATGGGTTATTCCCAGGCCTCTTCCATTCAGCGCTATTTCTCCGCGGATTACGGTGAGAATGGATTGCCGGCGAACTTCATCAGCAAGTTACTGGCCGTCCTTCCGGGAAAAGGAGACCCGGCCATAACACGGGATGAGATCCTTTTGCTCGCCGACGGGTCCGTGGCCGAAATCCAGCGCAAAACAACGTCTTTGCCTAAAACCGGTGTTCCGGTCGTTGGCGAGGTTGCTGCCGGACTCTGGATGGAAGCAGCCTTGTTCGAGACAGAGAATGCTGAAGAATCAACGATTTCATACGACGTTCGCTTCCCCGCACAGGCCCAATACGTGGTCAAGGTGCGTGGCGAGTCCCTCAACAGGATTGCCGCCAATGGCGACCTGCTCCTGTGCGTCGACTATTTGGCCGCCGGAATCGAATTGAAGGAAAACGACCTGGTCCTTGTGGAGCGCTCGCGCGACAACGGTATGACCATTGAACGCACGGCCAAACGTCTCGTCAGCCTCAATGGGAAGTCGGAGCTGATGCCGGAATCCGACGACCCGAGATTTCAGGAAACAATCGTTTACCAGGAAGGCGACTTCGACCACACTGAGGTCAAGATCAAAGCCAAGATCGTCATGGTCTTCAAACCGCTCTAGGCTCATGTTCGTCCAGCGCCTCCTCGGCAGACTCACAACACTCAGAAACCCTCTCAAGCGTACGCATTCGCGTAAAACGGGATATTTTCAACTTGATTTGTACGTATTTTGCGTATATTCTGGATTGAGCTTGAAGGAGGCTGTGAATGCAACCAAATCTCGATACATCGTTTTTCTCAATCATTTGCGAACTTGGAAATTCCTTATACACGCCAGAGATCGACTTGACCGATATGAGAAGGCTCCAACTCGTTGAGGATATTCGCAACGGCCAGATCGAAAATGTCAGGGCGGTGCTGGAGTTCAATCCCGAAGAAGGCTGGTGCAACAACATTACCGAGGAAGTGCTGGCTGAAGCGACAGATGGTAACGGGAGCCCGATCGCGGGATCGGTCGAGAATTGGTCTGACTATGGCACTGAACGCATCGAAGCCCAGCGCGCGGGCGTCAGACGGCGGGTCGCGGCGTAGACCGGCACGTCAGGCGCAGGCAAAAGACAGACCCGAAACTGAACCATCAGACAAGTTTCATGACAGCGTCTCTTATCTCCTGAAGCTGACCTGAAAGGTCGCCCTTGAGACCTGCAAATCTGTGCGAAGGCACCGGCACGGAAATGGCGTAGATCAGGCCTACCGGGTCACGAAATGCAAATCCCGCCGCTGAAATACCCTGCGTATGCTCGTCCAGGTCCCACGCTATCCCAGTCGCCCGTATATCTTCAATCTCTTTGAGAAAATCCGACAGTGGCCTTTGCGCCTGGCCATCGGCCTTCAGCTCTCGGGCAGCGATGGAAACGACTTTGTCATCTTCGAGCAGTGACAGCGCGGCCTTGCCGTTTGCGGTGTCGGTCATCGGGAAGACCTCACCGACCGCCGAAACGGTTCTAAGACGGTGCGTGCCAATCACCTGATCGAGAAACACCATGTGATCATCGCGGAAAACGGCAAGATCCACGGTCTCTTTTGTGCGTTTCGCAAGCTCGGTCAGAACCGGGTGCACCAACTCGGTCATGTTGACACGGCCTGCCGCGGCCAAGGACTGGATTTCTGAACCCAGACGCAGTCCTCCTTCGGACGAAGACGACATCACCAGCCGTTCGGCAAGCAGAGCGTTGACAATCCGCTGTACCGTAGAGCGGGGCAAATGTACGCGTTCCGCGATTTGCCCCAGGCTAAGCCCGGCATTGTCGTTCTTGAGGACCCTTAATATCTCGGCTGCACGCGCGATAACCTGAACGCCTTGATTCGATTGAGTTTTCTTCTCTGCTTCCATCGACAACACCAATTCTGCCCTCTTTGATCTGATGCTGGAATCGCTTTTTTGCACAGCGCCAAACGCAGCATATAGGTCAATTTTCAAAATCTGTCGAGATTCACTCTTGACCACATTATGATGCATCTGTACCGTTTAGCAATACAGTGATACACCGACTGACGGGAGGAACACATATGTCAGTTATGATTCGCGGCATCGAGTTTCAGGACAACCTGAACAACGATATGGGTGTTGAGTTTTACAACCTCTCCCACCGCTATGGCTTTCAATGCCCCAACTGGCCTTACTTCCAGGACGTCCAGATCGACCGTAAGCACTACATGGCGAAATCCGGGGTGCTGTCACAGACCATCACCACGACCATGCACGTGACGACCCATATCGATGCACCGGCTCACGTGGTGCAGGGCACACCGTTCATCGACGAGGTGCCGCTGCCGCATTTCTTCGGGTCCGGCCTCGTTGTCTCGGTACCGAAGCAGAAATGGGAGCAGATCACCGCTGACGATCTGGAAAAGGCTTGCGGACATGCAATTCGCAAGAACGATGTCCTGATCATCAACACCGGTTGGCACAAGCAATACGAAGACGGCGATTATTTCGCCTATTGCCCTGGCCTTGTTCCGTCCGCTGCCGACTGGATGGTCGAAAAAGGCGTCAAGGTCGTCGGACATGACACGCAGGCCAATGACCATCCGCTCGCAACGGCAATCGGACCCCAGCGCAATGGCCCCATCTTGCCGCACCTGGAGGCGGAATATCTTGAATGGTCCGGTGGACGCGACTGGAAAGACGATTTTCCTGAGTGGGAACCGGTGCACAACACGCTCTTTTCCAATGGAATTTTGGGAATTGAGAACGTCGGCGGTGACCTCGATGCAGTCACGGGCAAACGCTGTACCTTCGCCTTTTTCCCATGGAACTGGGACCGCGGCGACGGTTGCATCATTCGCCTCGTCGCAATGATCGACCGAGGTCAGCAATACCGCATCGAGCCCGGTGAAGAATTCTAGGACATCATGACCTGGACCGCCGCTCCAGTTGGCGGTCCGCTTGTCGCGTCTGGGAGGAAGCGATGCATGTAAAGCGTTTCGACGATGCAGAACCTTATGAAGCCCCCAACCACCATGGGGTGGTTGGTTTGCGCCTGCAGGGATTTGAAAGCAGCGGCCCGCAAAATCAATGGATCGGACTCAGCCAGTTTTTGCCTGGCGGTGGCGCAGGCCCGGATTCCACGCCCTTTGAAAAGGTCTATGTCGTCCTGGAAGGTGAAATGACCGTCATGGCCGACGGCACCGAGACGGTCTTGAAGAAATACGACAGCTGCACCATCGCCCCCGATGAAGTGCGGACGATTGAGAACCGCTCCAATCACACCTCTACGATGCTTGTCGTTATTCCCTATCCGCCGGAGGTAAACTGATGGCTGATATATGGACCCACCCGCTCGAATTGTTCGACATCAAAGGCAAGGTTGCCCTTGTAACAGGTGCAACAGGCGCCTTCGGTGCTGTCGCGGCCAACGCATTAGCCGGAGCCGGATGTGACCTCATACTGGCCGCAGGCAACAGCGAAGCGCTCGAAAAGATTGCCGAAGAGTGCCGCGCCAAAGGCGCTGCCGTCGAGACGGTGAACAAGCGCCCGTCGACTGCAGAAACCTGCGATGAGATGGTGGAAAATTGCGTTAGGCACCACGGATCGCTTGACATTCTTGTCGTTGCCTCCGGCATGAACAAGGTCGCAAAAATAAACGACATGGCGCCGGAAGATTTCAGCAATGTCATGGAAGCCAATGTCACCCAGTCCTGGCTGCTGGCCCGGTCTGCTACGGCGCAGATGATGCAGCAGCCGCACGGCGGCAAGATCGTACTGGTATCCTCGGCGCGTGGCCTTCTCGGACATCCTGCCGGCTACACGGCCTACTGCGCCTCAAAGGCTGCGGTCGACGGCATCACCAAGGCGCTCGGCTGCGAACTCGGCGCCGACAACATCACCGTCAATGCAATCGCACCGACCGTTTTCCGCTCGCCGCTGACTTCGTGGATGTTCGAGGATGACGAATTGGCAAAGGGCTTTCGAGACGGATTTCTCGCCCGCGTGCCCAAGGGCCGCCTCGGCGAGCCTGAGGATCTGATCGGCCCCCTATTATTCCTGTCCTCCAAAGCATCCGATTTCTACACGGGGCACATCCTTTATGCCGATGGCGGATACACGGCGGGATAGAAAATGAGCGAGAGCAAGAACATCGCTGTTCTAGGTGCTGGTCTCATGGGCCATGGCATCGCACTGACCTTCGCACGCAACGGCCATTCCGTTCGGGTCTTTGATGCCTATGAGGCAAGCCTGGAAACGCTTCACGAACGGGTGCGCACAAGCCTGACCGCGCTCGGTTCGACTGCGGAAAAAACCGAAGAAGCGATCACGCGCATCACTCCGTTTGCGGACCTTGCCGCGAGCGTCGCCAATGCAGACGTCATATTCGAGGCAGCTCCGGAAAAACTTGACCTGAAGCGCGCACTCTTTGCCGAGGCAGAGCGCCATGCGCCTCAAGACACGCTGTTTGCATCCAACACTTCGGTGATTCCGATCACCAGGATCATGTCGGATCTCAAGGATCGCGCACGTGCACTGGGAACACATTGGTGGAACCCGCCGCACATGATCCCACTGGTCGAGGTCATCCGCACCGAATGGACATCGGACGCGGCGATGATTGCGGCGACCGACCTGCTCACTTCGGTCGGCAAGACACCTGTACGTGTTGAAAAGGATGTCGCCGGTTTCATCGGCAATCGGCTGCAACACGCGATGTGGCGCGAGGCGATCAACCTTGTCGAAAAGGGTGTGTGTACGGCAAGCGATGTCGACACCGTCGTCAATACCAGCTTTGGCCGGCGCCTTTCGGTGCTTGGACCGCTTGCCAACGCCGATCTGGTCGGAACGGATCTGACGCTCGACATCCATGAAAACGTATTGGCCGATCTGGACAATCGGCCCTCCCCTTCCCCGTATCTGCGCGCTCTTGTTGAAGCAGGAAAGCTCGGGATGAAAACCGGTGAAGGATTTCAAAGCTGGACGCCGGAGGAAGCGGACGAAGTTCGCCAGCGCGTCGCAGCTCATTTGCGGGAGCTTGAAACCATCTTGAGCTGATGTGGCTTAGACACGCGACCAGCGCATCCGGGAGGAAAGACGATGACGCTCACAGGAAAGAAATTCGGCATTACCCGCCGTGGATTTATCGCGGGTGCCAGCGCAGGACTTGCAGCACCGGCGATCCTGACACGAACACGCGCCTATGCGGCAGATCCGGTCATCAAGATCGGTCATGTCAGCCCGCGGACAGGGCCGCTCGCCGGATTTGCAGAGGCAGACGACTTTGTCCTTGCCGGCATCCAAAAAGCCCTTGCCGGTGGAATTGAAAACAACAACAGATCCTACAAGATCGAAATCATTTCCAAGGACAGCCAGTCCAATCCGAACCGCGCGGCCGAAGTGGCCTCCGAACTGATCCTCAGTGATGAAGTCGATATTCTGGTCGGAGCGTCGACACCCGACACGACAAACCCCATCTCGGACCAGGCCGAACTCAACGAGGTGCCCTGTATCACCACCGACTGCCCCTGGCA encodes:
- a CDS encoding DUF6362 family protein, whose product is MSHLNRPQSPEDVLERLIEAVEVNAAVAKGDGPRAIFSAWPDYRRKIAGRKRTYPPPQISRAEEALTWFSLIDDTDARRALQFEVMCKAGGGKFSRICDKYGWKRSTVTSRNRAALKRLALKLEEKARQ
- a CDS encoding S24 family peptidase; the encoded protein is MTEPAQTLHGKLQKLKERSGLSLRAIAREMGYSQASSIQRYFSADYGENGLPANFISKLLAVLPGKGDPAITRDEILLLADGSVAEIQRKTTSLPKTGVPVVGEVAAGLWMEAALFETENAEESTISYDVRFPAQAQYVVKVRGESLNRIAANGDLLLCVDYLAAGIELKENDLVLVERSRDNGMTIERTAKRLVSLNGKSELMPESDDPRFQETIVYQEGDFDHTEVKIKAKIVMVFKPL
- a CDS encoding IclR family transcriptional regulator; this translates as MEAEKKTQSNQGVQVIARAAEILRVLKNDNAGLSLGQIAERVHLPRSTVQRIVNALLAERLVMSSSSEGGLRLGSEIQSLAAAGRVNMTELVHPVLTELAKRTKETVDLAVFRDDHMVFLDQVIGTHRLRTVSAVGEVFPMTDTANGKAALSLLEDDKVVSIAARELKADGQAQRPLSDFLKEIEDIRATGIAWDLDEHTQGISAAGFAFRDPVGLIYAISVPVPSHRFAGLKGDLSGQLQEIRDAVMKLV
- a CDS encoding cyclase family protein translates to MSVMIRGIEFQDNLNNDMGVEFYNLSHRYGFQCPNWPYFQDVQIDRKHYMAKSGVLSQTITTTMHVTTHIDAPAHVVQGTPFIDEVPLPHFFGSGLVVSVPKQKWEQITADDLEKACGHAIRKNDVLIINTGWHKQYEDGDYFAYCPGLVPSAADWMVEKGVKVVGHDTQANDHPLATAIGPQRNGPILPHLEAEYLEWSGGRDWKDDFPEWEPVHNTLFSNGILGIENVGGDLDAVTGKRCTFAFFPWNWDRGDGCIIRLVAMIDRGQQYRIEPGEEF
- a CDS encoding cupin domain-containing protein, with protein sequence MHVKRFDDAEPYEAPNHHGVVGLRLQGFESSGPQNQWIGLSQFLPGGGAGPDSTPFEKVYVVLEGEMTVMADGTETVLKKYDSCTIAPDEVRTIENRSNHTSTMLVVIPYPPEVN
- a CDS encoding SDR family oxidoreductase, whose protein sequence is MADIWTHPLELFDIKGKVALVTGATGAFGAVAANALAGAGCDLILAAGNSEALEKIAEECRAKGAAVETVNKRPSTAETCDEMVENCVRHHGSLDILVVASGMNKVAKINDMAPEDFSNVMEANVTQSWLLARSATAQMMQQPHGGKIVLVSSARGLLGHPAGYTAYCASKAAVDGITKALGCELGADNITVNAIAPTVFRSPLTSWMFEDDELAKGFRDGFLARVPKGRLGEPEDLIGPLLFLSSKASDFYTGHILYADGGYTAG
- a CDS encoding 3-hydroxyacyl-CoA dehydrogenase family protein codes for the protein MSESKNIAVLGAGLMGHGIALTFARNGHSVRVFDAYEASLETLHERVRTSLTALGSTAEKTEEAITRITPFADLAASVANADVIFEAAPEKLDLKRALFAEAERHAPQDTLFASNTSVIPITRIMSDLKDRARALGTHWWNPPHMIPLVEVIRTEWTSDAAMIAATDLLTSVGKTPVRVEKDVAGFIGNRLQHAMWREAINLVEKGVCTASDVDTVVNTSFGRRLSVLGPLANADLVGTDLTLDIHENVLADLDNRPSPSPYLRALVEAGKLGMKTGEGFQSWTPEEADEVRQRVAAHLRELETILS